A genomic segment from Alteribacillus bidgolensis encodes:
- a CDS encoding MBL fold metallo-hydrolase — protein MKILRYMLTLTILFSFLLTETTLTFSEDSQVFASKNKTVRFDDDDDLALFTESHTTLDFHFLDVGQGDSTLIVSDTGAAMLIDGGKPECGKEIVRYLNEAGIDKLEWVVATHPDIDHIGGLVEVLEEMDVEKVLDSGREHDTKTYQKYRKIIKDKKIDFFLAEEGERVKTKLADQVNVLNSYSDSDVRNDSSIVLQIEYGDTNVLLAGDATVVNEKDMMKKYDLESDIIKVAHHGSLTSTGSEFIEKVDPEIAIIPFDKKNTFGHPNASVVNRLRNTGADIYTTEHSGHILVSLYKENMYISKKPWTGKGRKFPTPVPRIHMANEKTYKIDKPVNINTASKKEIAKLPHISPVAAELVVEYKDANGPFRTKEELIKVSGVGKYTYKKINKYITT, from the coding sequence ATGAAAATACTGCGTTATATGCTGACGCTTACAATACTATTTTCTTTCCTTTTAACGGAAACCACTTTAACCTTTTCCGAAGACTCACAGGTTTTTGCATCAAAAAACAAAACAGTTCGGTTTGATGACGACGATGATCTTGCCCTTTTTACGGAATCTCATACAACACTTGATTTTCATTTTTTAGATGTCGGGCAAGGAGATAGTACGTTAATTGTTTCTGATACAGGTGCTGCTATGTTAATTGATGGGGGAAAACCAGAATGCGGAAAGGAAATAGTACGTTACTTGAACGAAGCGGGGATTGATAAATTAGAATGGGTGGTTGCTACTCACCCTGATATCGATCACATAGGCGGTTTAGTTGAAGTATTAGAAGAAATGGACGTAGAAAAAGTATTAGACAGCGGAAGAGAACATGATACAAAAACCTATCAAAAGTACAGGAAAATAATTAAGGATAAAAAGATTGATTTTTTTCTAGCCGAAGAAGGGGAACGTGTAAAAACAAAACTTGCAGATCAAGTAAACGTATTAAATAGTTATTCTGATAGTGATGTGCGAAACGATTCTTCTATCGTGCTTCAAATTGAGTATGGTGACACGAACGTATTGCTGGCTGGGGACGCGACCGTAGTAAATGAAAAGGATATGATGAAAAAGTATGACTTGGAATCAGACATTATAAAAGTAGCTCATCATGGGTCGCTTACTTCAACAGGGAGTGAATTTATAGAAAAAGTTGACCCGGAAATAGCTATTATACCGTTCGATAAGAAAAATACATTTGGCCACCCAAATGCTAGTGTAGTAAATCGTTTGAGAAACACGGGTGCAGATATTTATACGACGGAACATTCCGGTCATATTTTAGTCTCATTGTATAAAGAGAATATGTACATTTCAAAAAAACCTTGGACAGGAAAAGGAAGAAAATTCCCAACACCCGTACCAAGAATCCACATGGCTAACGAAAAAACCTACAAAATAGATAAACCCGTAAATATTAATACAGCTTCTAAAAAAGAAATAGCAAAACTTCCGCATATAAGTCCGGTGGCGGCAGAATTGGTAGTGGAATATAAAGATGCAAACGGGCCTTTTCGCACAAAAGAAGAATTAATTAAAGTAAGCGGAGTTGGAAAGTATACGTACAAAAAAATAAATAAATATATTACAACCTGA
- the bioA gene encoding adenosylmethionine--8-amino-7-oxononanoate transaminase has protein sequence MNLIEKSKQHLWLPFTQMKDYDENPLIIESGDGIKVKDTNGNEYYDAFSSVWLNVHGHRKKELDQAIISQLDKIAHSTLLGMTNVPATELAEKLVEIAPPALSRVFYSDSGAEAVEIAVKMAFQYWQNLGQTKKQKFISVKNGYHGDTIGAVSVGSIDIFHNIYGPLMFENYHTPVPNVYRHPSEDPVQCSEECLENLETLLAENHESIAGLTIESMVQGAGGMIVMPEGFLSGVRKLCSKYDVLMIVDEVATGFGRTGKMFACEHESVEPDLMAAGKGLTGGYLPVAVTFTTERIYEAFYDDYKNFKTFFHGHSYTGNQLGCAVALENLRLFEKDRIVEQVSDKTDFLRGLLENIKELDHVGDVRQLGFMCGIELVLDKNTKESFPFESRTGYKTSLKMRELGLLTRPMGDVAVFMPPLVSTKSELKKMTAIMKEAIEAVTKEEVQRLDQTDV, from the coding sequence ATGAATTTAATAGAAAAAAGCAAGCAGCATTTATGGCTTCCATTTACACAAATGAAAGACTATGATGAAAATCCACTGATTATTGAAAGTGGTGATGGTATCAAAGTGAAAGATACGAACGGAAATGAATATTATGATGCCTTTTCTTCTGTATGGTTAAACGTCCATGGCCACCGAAAAAAAGAATTAGATCAGGCGATTATTTCTCAATTAGATAAAATTGCTCATTCCACGTTACTTGGTATGACCAATGTTCCTGCGACAGAACTTGCTGAAAAGCTAGTTGAAATCGCTCCTCCTGCTTTATCGAGAGTGTTTTATTCAGACAGTGGCGCAGAAGCAGTAGAAATTGCTGTGAAAATGGCATTTCAATATTGGCAGAACCTTGGCCAAACAAAAAAACAAAAATTTATTTCAGTAAAAAATGGCTATCACGGAGATACAATTGGAGCAGTTAGTGTAGGATCGATTGATATATTTCACAATATTTACGGCCCCTTAATGTTTGAAAATTATCACACGCCCGTCCCTAATGTGTACCGCCACCCGAGCGAAGATCCTGTTCAGTGTTCAGAAGAATGTTTAGAAAATTTGGAAACACTTTTAGCGGAAAATCATGAGAGTATTGCAGGGTTAACCATTGAATCAATGGTACAGGGAGCAGGTGGAATGATTGTCATGCCTGAAGGGTTTTTATCTGGTGTTCGTAAGCTTTGCAGTAAATATGATGTGCTAATGATCGTTGATGAAGTAGCAACGGGCTTCGGCCGGACAGGAAAAATGTTTGCATGTGAACATGAATCTGTAGAACCGGATTTAATGGCAGCGGGCAAAGGTCTTACCGGCGGGTATTTACCAGTTGCAGTAACCTTTACGACAGAAAGAATTTATGAAGCTTTCTATGATGACTATAAAAATTTTAAAACGTTTTTTCACGGACATTCTTATACGGGAAATCAGCTTGGCTGCGCCGTGGCATTAGAAAACCTCCGATTATTTGAAAAAGATAGAATAGTTGAACAAGTATCTGATAAAACAGACTTTTTGAGAGGATTACTTGAAAACATAAAAGAACTTGATCATGTAGGGGATGTTCGGCAGCTTGGTTTTATGTGTGGAATTGAACTCGTACTGGACAAGAATACGAAAGAATCTTTTCCTTTTGAAAGCAGAACAGGCTATAAAACATCTTTGAAAATGAGAGAACTCGGCTTATTAACACGCCCAATGGGAGATGTAGCTGTTTTTATGCCGCCGTTAGTCAGTACGAAATCTGAACTTAAGAAAATGACTGCCATTATGAAAGAAGCGATTGAGGCGGTGACAAAAGAGGAGGTGCAGCGTCTTGATCAAACCGACGTATAG
- a CDS encoding 6-carboxyhexanoate--CoA ligase yields the protein MEKLYSVRMRAAVGGAHEKGGKHISGGENLAYETELQEKADHLIKKAFLHQRGKPDFFNLVIENVKEPVCCSEPLLVSTYNVKDAKDGRITAEYLLQQCGLTNAVINKAFNILVSNFHVRGAILVDAQTGQRLDNREDQGVRVSQLDWRQNDFKNWCKFHELHENFRLKEALTLAAKVCRHSATIAELCWSDDPNYITGYVASPKRGYERITKMKEKGDEQGGRVLFIDPVQDVDAYVYYLEKKPFMIRNGGEEK from the coding sequence ATGGAGAAACTCTACAGTGTTCGAATGAGAGCAGCGGTTGGAGGTGCTCATGAGAAAGGGGGAAAACATATTTCCGGTGGAGAAAATCTGGCTTATGAAACCGAATTGCAAGAAAAAGCTGATCATTTAATTAAAAAAGCATTTTTACATCAACGAGGAAAGCCAGATTTTTTTAATCTTGTGATCGAAAATGTAAAAGAGCCAGTCTGCTGCAGTGAACCACTGCTTGTCTCCACGTATAATGTGAAAGATGCGAAAGATGGCAGAATTACTGCAGAATATCTTTTACAACAATGCGGATTGACCAATGCAGTGATAAACAAAGCGTTTAACATTCTTGTTAGTAACTTTCATGTTCGCGGAGCTATTCTTGTTGATGCTCAAACGGGACAACGCCTTGATAACAGAGAGGATCAAGGTGTACGTGTGTCTCAGCTTGATTGGAGACAAAATGATTTTAAAAATTGGTGTAAATTCCATGAATTACATGAAAACTTTCGCCTGAAAGAAGCATTAACTTTAGCTGCAAAAGTATGCAGACATTCTGCAACAATTGCCGAACTTTGCTGGAGCGATGATCCAAACTACATAACGGGTTACGTAGCTAGTCCAAAAAGAGGCTATGAACGAATCACTAAAATGAAAGAAAAAGGAGATGAACAAGGTGGACGGGTGTTATTTATAGACCCCGTTCAAGACGTTGATGCCTATGTTTACTATTTAGAAAAGAAACCTTTTATGATAAGAAACGGAGGAGAAGAAAAATGA
- a CDS encoding cupin domain-containing protein, with protein sequence MKKQKITSMTFTDDGSIPNNEKLPVLLYSAVFANEPEACQDTFHHNNWKNSWRGDVLDYHHYHSDSHEVLGVLKGSVRIKLGGKKGTAFDLEAGDVIVLPAGTGHKKMSSSFDFRMTGAYPNGSNYNLKTGERKERPEVMEDIKNVPLPKFDPVFGKDGPLIKKWIEEK encoded by the coding sequence ATGAAAAAACAAAAAATCACCTCTATGACTTTTACAGATGACGGCAGCATACCAAATAATGAAAAATTGCCGGTCCTATTGTATTCAGCAGTATTTGCTAATGAACCTGAAGCATGCCAAGATACCTTTCATCATAACAATTGGAAAAACAGCTGGAGAGGAGATGTGTTAGACTACCACCACTATCACAGTGACTCTCATGAAGTATTAGGCGTTTTGAAAGGTTCTGTCCGTATTAAACTCGGCGGCAAAAAAGGTACTGCTTTTGATTTGGAAGCAGGAGACGTTATCGTTCTTCCTGCCGGAACCGGCCACAAAAAAATGAGTTCTAGTTTCGATTTTCGAATGACTGGTGCGTATCCGAACGGATCAAATTATAACCTTAAGACCGGAGAACGAAAGGAAAGACCAGAAGTGATGGAGGATATAAAAAATGTTCCCCTGCCTAAGTTTGACCCTGTTTTCGGTAAAGATGGACCACTCATTAAAAAATGGATAGAGGAAAAATGA
- a CDS encoding glycosyl hydrolase family 18 protein yields MQIHVVAPGESLWVIAQRYNVPYNTISQANQLPNPDQLVVGQALVIPIEGRIHWVQPGENVWHVSQRYQTPVKEILRRNRLSFPQYIPTGYPLYILNEFRQKPSVDVGAYIDLQITGEESQSVINEIGQHLTFLQVFSYHMNDDGTLTPIEDQPIINTAYQNEIVPLMVITNIEDGEFNTELATTVLGSEDLQNKLLDEALAIMEEKGYLGLDFDLEYLGAENREPYNNLMRKAKERLDEKGYFLSSALAPQVEPGMPGVLYEGHDFETHGEIADFVFLMTYEWGWTGGPPMAVAPINEVRRVIEYAVSVMPSDKIMMGIPLYGYNWTLPYVEGETQAESIDHQQAIELAIKYNAAIEYDQEAQSPFFRYYDEQGNEHEVWFDDARSIQAKFDLIKEFDLRGFYYWVLGWEFPQNWLLLEDNFNVNKRV; encoded by the coding sequence GTGCAAATACATGTAGTTGCTCCAGGTGAATCCCTATGGGTTATTGCTCAGAGGTATAATGTTCCGTATAACACAATTTCTCAAGCCAATCAGCTTCCTAACCCTGATCAATTAGTTGTAGGCCAAGCACTTGTTATTCCTATTGAAGGACGTATTCATTGGGTACAGCCTGGAGAGAATGTTTGGCACGTTAGTCAGCGCTATCAAACACCTGTAAAAGAAATTTTAAGAAGAAATAGACTCTCGTTTCCGCAATATATTCCAACAGGTTATCCGCTTTATATTTTAAATGAGTTCAGACAAAAGCCATCGGTTGATGTTGGCGCTTATATTGATTTGCAAATAACAGGAGAGGAGTCCCAGTCTGTAATTAATGAAATCGGTCAACATTTAACTTTTTTACAAGTATTCAGTTACCACATGAATGACGATGGGACTCTTACTCCTATTGAAGACCAGCCAATTATTAACACAGCTTATCAAAATGAAATTGTACCTTTAATGGTGATCACCAATATTGAAGACGGAGAATTTAATACTGAGCTTGCTACTACGGTTTTAGGAAGTGAAGACTTACAGAACAAGCTCCTAGATGAAGCGCTGGCTATCATGGAGGAAAAAGGGTATTTAGGTTTGGATTTCGATTTGGAATATTTGGGGGCTGAAAACAGAGAACCTTACAATAATTTAATGAGAAAAGCAAAAGAGCGGCTGGATGAAAAAGGTTATTTTTTATCTAGTGCACTTGCTCCTCAAGTGGAACCTGGGATGCCTGGAGTTTTATATGAAGGACATGATTTTGAAACGCATGGTGAGATTGCTGATTTTGTATTTTTAATGACTTATGAATGGGGATGGACAGGAGGCCCCCCGATGGCAGTTGCTCCTATTAATGAAGTAAGGCGGGTTATTGAATATGCTGTTTCTGTCATGCCAAGCGATAAAATTATGATGGGAATTCCTTTGTACGGATATAACTGGACTCTTCCTTATGTAGAAGGAGAAACACAAGCGGAATCCATTGATCATCAACAGGCTATTGAGTTAGCTATTAAATATAATGCTGCTATAGAATATGATCAAGAAGCTCAATCTCCTTTTTTTAGATATTATGATGAACAAGGGAACGAACATGAGGTATGGTTTGATGATGCAAGAAGCATTCAAGCTAAATTTGATCTTATCAAAGAGTTTGATTTACGAGGGTTTTATTATTGGGTTCTCGGTTGGGAATTTCCGCAAAACTGGCTGCTTTTAGAAGATAACTTTAATGTAAACAAACGAGTATAG
- a CDS encoding aldo/keto reductase encodes MKYKKLGKSGAIVSELCLGTMTFGKGTSEKDAVRMVHQFLDYGGNFIDTADVYVGGKSEEIVGEAIKDRRSDVVLATKVRMKTGENPNDVGYSRKRVMEGVEQSLKRLKTDYIDLYQLHVWDHLTPIEETLRTLNDLISSGKVRYIGCSNFLAWQLMKSLSISEQKNIAKFITIQPQYSLLHREMDREMLSLCQEEGIGILPWAPLGGGFLTGKYDSLHKPDEEWRLVTAGPGEYYWENKALERNFIILEKVKKIAAEIDKTPAQVALNWLLMKEGITSPIFGARTLEQFEENINAAGWQLSKEHFEELDQISALPPEYPNRFIEKFKRDI; translated from the coding sequence ATGAAATACAAAAAGTTAGGAAAAAGTGGTGCCATTGTTTCTGAATTGTGCTTAGGTACGATGACGTTTGGAAAAGGAACTTCTGAAAAAGATGCTGTTCGCATGGTTCATCAGTTTCTTGATTATGGAGGAAATTTTATCGACACAGCTGACGTATACGTTGGCGGAAAATCAGAAGAAATAGTTGGGGAGGCTATTAAAGATAGGCGATCCGATGTAGTACTGGCTACAAAAGTTCGGATGAAAACAGGAGAAAATCCGAATGATGTTGGATATTCACGTAAACGTGTGATGGAAGGGGTTGAACAAAGTCTTAAACGACTTAAAACAGATTATATTGATCTCTATCAGCTGCATGTATGGGATCATCTTACCCCAATAGAGGAAACACTCCGCACGCTTAATGATCTCATTTCTTCTGGGAAAGTTAGATACATCGGCTGCTCTAATTTTTTGGCATGGCAGTTAATGAAGTCTTTGTCGATTAGTGAACAAAAAAATATAGCTAAATTCATTACCATTCAGCCGCAATATAGTTTACTGCATCGGGAAATGGACAGGGAGATGCTATCTCTTTGTCAAGAGGAAGGGATAGGGATTCTTCCGTGGGCTCCGCTTGGTGGTGGTTTCTTAACAGGAAAATACGATTCTTTACATAAGCCAGATGAAGAGTGGCGATTAGTTACAGCAGGGCCTGGTGAATACTATTGGGAAAATAAAGCGCTTGAGAGAAACTTTATCATTCTTGAAAAAGTAAAAAAGATAGCAGCTGAGATTGATAAGACACCGGCTCAGGTAGCGCTAAACTGGCTGTTAATGAAAGAAGGTATCACATCACCTATTTTTGGAGCAAGAACCCTAGAACAATTTGAAGAAAATATAAACGCTGCTGGCTGGCAATTAAGTAAAGAACACTTTGAAGAACTTGATCAGATTAGTGCACTGCCTCCGGAATATCCTAATCGATTTATTGAAAAATTTAAAAGAGACATTTAA
- a CDS encoding YkuS family protein yields MARIGVEESLTDVQQQLQEQGHEVITLRQESDADGCDCCVITGQDQNMMNMQNTTLEGAVINAHGFNSNEICEQVEQKLHQ; encoded by the coding sequence ATGGCTCGAATTGGAGTGGAAGAATCCCTTACTGATGTTCAACAGCAATTACAAGAACAAGGGCATGAAGTAATTACATTAAGGCAGGAATCGGATGCTGACGGCTGTGATTGCTGCGTTATTACTGGCCAGGATCAAAACATGATGAATATGCAAAATACAACGCTTGAAGGGGCTGTTATCAACGCCCACGGTTTCAATTCCAACGAGATTTGTGAGCAAGTTGAACAAAAACTTCACCAATAA